A genome region from Macaca nemestrina isolate mMacNem1 chromosome 20, mMacNem.hap1, whole genome shotgun sequence includes the following:
- the LOC105486367 gene encoding WD repeat-containing protein 18 has product MTHVRGGGEGKMAAPMEVAVCTDSAAPMWSCIVWELHSGANLLTYRGGQAGPHGLALLNGEYLLAAQLGKNYISAWELQRKDQLQQKIMCPGPVTCLTASPNGLYVLAGVAESIHLWEVSTGNLLVILSRHYQDVSCLQFTGDSSHFISGGKDCLVLAWSLCSVLQADPSRIPAPRHVWSHHTLPITDLHCGFGGPLARVATSSLDQTVKLWEVSSGELLLSVLFDVSIMAVTMDLAEHHMFCGGSEGSIFQVDLFTWPGQRERNFQPEQDAGKVFKGHRNQVTCLSVSTDGSVLLSGSHDETVRLWDVQSKQCIRTLALKGPVTNATILLAPVSMLSSDFRPSLPLPHFNKHLLGAEHGDEPRHGGLTLRLGLHQQGSEPSYLDRTEQLQAVLCSTMEKSVLGGQDQLRVRVTELEDEVRNLRKINRDLFDFSTRFITRPAK; this is encoded by the exons ATGACGCACGTCCGGGGCGGTGGGGAAGGCAAGATGGCGGCGCCCATGGAGGTGGCCGTGTGTACGGATTCGGCAGCCCCGATGTGGAGCTGCATCGTGTGGGAACTGCACTCGGGCGCCAACCTGCTCACCTACCGCGGCGGCCAGGCGGGACCCCACGGCCTGGCGCTGCTCAATGGCGAGTATCTGCTGGCGGCGCAGCTGGGCAAGAACTACATCAGCGCCTGGGAGCTGCAGCGGAAG GACCAGCTCCAGCAGAAGATCATGTGCCCTGGGCCTGTCACCTGTCTGACTGCGTCACCCAACGGTCTCTACGTCCTGGCAGGAGTTGCAGAAAGCATCCACCTGTGGGAG GTCTCCACCGGGAACCTTCTGGTCATCCTGAGTCGACATTACCAGGACGTCTCCTGCCTGCAGTTCACAGGGGACAGCAGCCACTTCATCTCAGGGGGCAAGGACTGCCTGGTACTGGCTTGGAGCCTCTGCAG CGTGCTGCAGGCCGACCCCTCCAGGATCCCGGCGCCCCGGCACGTCTGGTCTCACCACACGCTCCCCATCACGGACCTGCACTGCGGCTTTGGGGGCCCCCTGGCCCGGGTGGCCACCTCCTCACTGGACCAGACGGTGAAG CTGTGGGAGGTCTCCTCGGGGGAGCTACTCCTCTCCGTCCTCTTTGATGTGTCCATCATGGCGGTGACCATGGACCTGGCTGAGCACCACATGTTCTGCGGCGGCAGCGAGGGCTCCATCTTCCAGGTCGATCTCTTCACCTGG CCCGGACAGAGGGAGAGGAACTTCCAGCCAGAGCAGGACGCCGGGAAGGTCTTCAAAGGGCACAG GAACCAGGTGACCTGCCTGTCGGTGTCTACTGACGGCAGCGTGCTGCTCTCGGGCTCCCACGACGAGACCGTGCGCCTCTGGGATGTGCAGAGCAAGCAGTGCATCCGGACGTTGGCCCTCAAAG GCCCAGTCACCAACGCCACCATCCTACTGGCGCCCGTCAGCATGCTGAGCTCAGACTTCAGGCCCAGCCTGCCGCTGCCCCACTTCAACAAGCACCTGCTGGGCGCCGAGCACGGGGACGAGCCGCGCCACGGGGGCCTCACCCTGCGCCTGGGCCTCCACCAGCAG GGTTCAGAGCCCAGCTACCTGGACCGCACGGAGCAGCTGCAGGCCGTCCTGTGCAGCACCATGGAGAAG AGCGTGCTTGGTGGCCAGGACCAGCTGCGGGTCCGTGTCACGGAGCTGGAGGACGAGGTGCGCAACCTGCGCAAGATCAACCGGGACCTGTTCGACTTCTCCACGCGCTTCATCACGCGGCCGGCCAAGTGA